One Fusobacterium simiae DNA segment encodes these proteins:
- a CDS encoding HEAT repeat domain-containing protein, translated as MSNSTDKILRELEEERVRRTMLTKEDLKKTYLELEEENFPINKRIKFIADLGSCKEIAYHYELICKDWKEDRKHNIESSFDRHGREGIEFLFEQLTKIENEKIRILTAFLLAEILSKLKHREFHSSFCNQLILILKSFLNVSDEILRRKIIIAFGWVGTSKEIDLLTQQMLNDNDALCRAWSATSLMQMSFHRVEAEVICKKTKTIFAQVIEKEKDLYACGIMIEAAQILFGKKWISSSAVENIEFEKIEKARKTAVRFLSKY; from the coding sequence ATGTCAAATTCAACAGATAAAATTTTACGGGAACTTGAAGAAGAGCGAGTCCGTCGTACTATGCTAACAAAAGAAGATTTAAAAAAAACATATCTTGAATTGGAAGAAGAAAATTTTCCTATTAATAAGAGAATCAAATTTATAGCTGATTTAGGTTCTTGTAAAGAAATAGCATATCATTATGAACTTATTTGTAAAGATTGGAAAGAAGATAGAAAACATAATATAGAAAGTAGCTTTGATAGACATGGAAGAGAAGGAATTGAGTTTTTATTTGAACAGTTAACTAAAATTGAAAATGAAAAAATAAGGATACTTACAGCTTTTCTTCTAGCAGAAATTTTATCTAAATTGAAGCATAGAGAATTTCACTCATCATTTTGTAATCAACTTATCCTTATTCTTAAGTCCTTCTTAAATGTAAGTGATGAGATTCTTCGTCGTAAAATTATAATAGCTTTTGGTTGGGTTGGAACATCAAAGGAAATCGATCTTTTAACTCAACAAATGCTTAATGATAATGATGCTCTTTGTCGTGCATGGTCTGCAACAAGCCTAATGCAAATGTCATTTCATAGAGTGGAGGCAGAAGTAATCTGTAAAAAAACAAAAACTATATTCGCTCAAGTAATTGAAAAGGAAAAAGACTTATATGCTTGTGGAATTATGATAGAAGCAGCTCAAATATTATTTGGTAAAAAATGGATATCTTCATCTGCTGTGGAAAATATAGAGTTTGAAAAAATAGAAAAAGCAAGAAAAACTGCTGTGAGGTTTTTGAGTAAATATTAA
- the coaE gene encoding dephospho-CoA kinase (Dephospho-CoA kinase (CoaE) performs the final step in coenzyme A biosynthesis.), producing MIIGLTGGIASGKSTVSKYLAEKGHKVYDADKIAKDISEKKSVQEEIIFNFGNKILDENGNVDRKKLKTIVFENKDKLNKLNGIIHPKVIDFYRNLKEKNTDEILIFDVPLLFESGIDKFCDKILVVISDYEIQLNRIVERDKIDRDLASKIIKSQISNEERIKKADIIIENNSSLEELLKKVERFCETI from the coding sequence ATGATAATAGGTTTAACAGGTGGAATAGCTAGTGGAAAAAGTACAGTATCAAAGTATCTAGCTGAAAAAGGCCATAAAGTTTATGATGCTGATAAAATTGCTAAGGATATTTCAGAGAAAAAATCTGTTCAGGAAGAAATAATTTTTAATTTTGGAAATAAAATCTTAGATGAAAATGGAAATGTAGATAGAAAAAAATTAAAAACAATAGTTTTTGAAAATAAAGACAAATTAAACAAATTAAATGGTATAATACACCCAAAGGTTATTGATTTTTATAGAAATCTAAAAGAAAAAAATACTGATGAGATTTTAATTTTTGATGTTCCTTTGTTATTTGAAAGTGGAATAGATAAGTTTTGTGATAAAATTTTAGTTGTTATCTCAGACTATGAAATACAATTAAATAGAATAGTTGAAAGGGATAAGATAGATAGAGATTTAGCTTCTAAAATAATAAAATCTCAAATATCCAATGAGGAAAGAATAAAAAAGGCAGATATAATAATAGAAAATAATTCAAGTTTAGAAGAATTATTAAAGAAGGTAGAAAGGTTTTGTGAAACGATATGA